Part of the Sphaerochaeta associata genome is shown below.
TGGGAATATACTTTTCCCGTCGGAAGGAAACACAACCATTGCCCCCGTTTCCGGAGGCAACATCAAGATACGTCTCATCTGAAAATCCAAACATGCGTTCGTTATCTTCGGCTTTCGCCTATCGTTTACTCGGTAACAATGCTGATATACTTGCGGTTGTTTCGGCTGTGGAACAAAACAGTGCCTTCAGCCTTTGCAAACAGCGTATAATCGGAACCGAGACCAACATTCTGACCAGGGTGGAACTTTGTTCCATGCTGGCGAACAAGAACTTCACCTGCCTTGACCAACTGGCCACCAAAGCGCTTCACACCCAGACGCTGGGAATTCGAATCGCGACCATTGCGGGAACTACCGCCACCTTTCTTATGTGCCATCTTGAGTCCTCCTTATGCAATGATCTTGTCGATCGTGATCAGGGAGTACCGCTGGCGGTGACCCTGGGTCCTTTTATAGCCCTTGCGGCGCTTCTTTTTGAACACTCTGATCTTGTCACCCTTGAGGTCGCCTACCAGGGTCGCCTTGACCACTGCATCAGCTACATACGGGGTGCCAAACTTTGCATTGCTCTCATCCACAACGGCGAGAACGGTGGCGTACTCAAGGGAAGAACCAGCTTCACAGCTGCTGATATAATCAACCTGGACGGTTTCCCCTTCGACGGCCTTGTACTGCTTTCCGAGAATCTCTACAAGTGCGTACATGTCGATATTCATCCTTAGATTTAGTTTGTGCCTGTCTCTTATACCACACTTTTAAAACAAGGTTCAACAGCTTTTCCCAATTAAATGATTGAAAAACAAAGAAAAAGCTCTTGAAAACTTACCGACCGATAGGTTAGTATCGGCTATGCATGCAACATCAACCAAACAAAATCTCATCCTTTCGCTGCTCAAACTAGGCTCACAGCGGGGCTTGGAAGCCATATCGCTTTCAACTCTCGCAAAGGAAAACAACATCAGCAAAGCAGCAATTTTCCACCACTTCGCAAGCAGGGAGGCCATGATCGAGGAACTGTTCGACTATTGCAACACCCTCGCCTATCAGCAGATGGCTACCATCAGCCTCACAGGCAAGCCCAGCGAGGTGCTCAGACGTGCGATGGACCACTGGCACGACCTGTATGCCAATGCACCGATGCGTCATTTCTACCGCATCATCCAAACCGAGGCACTGACGCACCAGGCGGCGAAAGCAATACAAACGACCTTGGACGAGATGCTTCGAGGCCAAAGTGGAATCCTATTGGAAAGTCTGAGTGAATCATCCCGACTCATCATCGAAGATCTCGACCTGGCCGTCCTCACGTTCAGCTCAGTCGTCCAGCAATTTCTCAGACGGGTGCTGCTGGACGAGACAGAGGACGTGGAGTGGGAGGAGGAGCGTTTCATCCAAAGCTTCTGCGCACTCTACCAAGGAACATGAATCACATCGAGGCGAGGAAGGGAATGCCTACCAAGCCGAATGCGTTTTTCAGTACCTGCAGGACCATGGTGGCAAGCTCGATGCGGCTGCGCACCAACACAGGGCTGGCGGCCTTAAGCACCGGATTGTCGTGATACCAACGGGAGAACAACTTGGACAAATCGTACAGGTAGGTGCACAACAGTGAAGGATCGTAGCTTGAGCCGGCCTTCTGCACAACCTCCGGATAGAGGGCGATCTGCTTGATGATCTCGCGCTCATCGCTGAGGGTGAGCAGACTGCTGTCAAAGCCCAGCTTCTGGATTTCTGCATACTCGAGTTCATACTTGCGTAACATGCTTGAGATACGAGCCCCCATGTACTGCAGATACGGACCGGTGTTTCCGTTGAAGGAAATGGATTCGGCAGGATTGAAAATCATATCCTTGGTGGGGGTAACCTGCAGCAGATAGTAGTTAAGTGCTCCCAAGGCGATGCTTTGGCTGGTTTTATCAACATCATCGACCAAGGCCTCTCGTTCCTTGGCCTCGATTTCCTTACGGGCAAGAGATGTCAGGGTATCGACCAACTCGTCGGCATCGACGACCGTCCCCTCCCTGCTCTTCATTTTTCCATCCGGCAGATTGACCATGCCGTAGGAGAGATGGTGCAGGTCACTCGCCCACTCATACCCCAGTTTTTCAAGGACGTAGAAGAGAACGCGGAAGTGATACTGCTGCTCACTGGCCACCACGTAGATGAGCGAATCAAACGGCCAGTCCTTGTGCCGCATGATTGCAGTCCCCACATCCTGGGTCATATAGAGGCTGGTGCCGTCCTTGCGAAGCAGGACCTTCTTGTCCAGCTTGATGGGTTCGAGATCGACCCATACCGAGCCGTCCTCCTCGCGGTAGAAAACACCTTGCTCAAGACCTTTGAGAATCTCATCCTTACCGTACTTGTAGGTTTCGGACTCATAGTAGTAGGCATCGAAGCTGATGCCCATCTTC
Proteins encoded:
- the rpmA gene encoding 50S ribosomal protein L27, translating into MAHKKGGGSSRNGRDSNSQRLGVKRFGGQLVKAGEVLVRQHGTKFHPGQNVGLGSDYTLFAKAEGTVLFHSRNNRKYISIVTE
- the rplU gene encoding 50S ribosomal protein L21, whose protein sequence is MYALVEILGKQYKAVEGETVQVDYISSCEAGSSLEYATVLAVVDESNAKFGTPYVADAVVKATLVGDLKGDKIRVFKKKRRKGYKRTQGHRQRYSLITIDKIIA
- a CDS encoding TetR/AcrR family transcriptional regulator is translated as MHATSTKQNLILSLLKLGSQRGLEAISLSTLAKENNISKAAIFHHFASREAMIEELFDYCNTLAYQQMATISLTGKPSEVLRRAMDHWHDLYANAPMRHFYRIIQTEALTHQAAKAIQTTLDEMLRGQSGILLESLSESSRLIIEDLDLAVLTFSSVVQQFLRRVLLDETEDVEWEEERFIQSFCALYQGT
- the argS gene encoding arginine--tRNA ligase: MLNAVREIWKTLIEEQLALYAKEVLGQDVQMPPLAVQTPPKPELGDLAFPLFTYAKMLRTAPPMLATELKGRIEKLADRPLGDLLVAGPYLNVRIDMSALATSLSHSIAEQKHLYGTNESMADKRVTIEFSCPNTNKPLHLGHMRNDSLGESVAAVLKANGATVRKVNLINNRGVHICKSMLAYQKFGNGETPQSSGIKGDHLVGKYYVMFAKWAKDDPSAEDQAQEMLRQWEAGDEQVIELWKLMNGWTLDGLQESYEKMGISFDAYYYESETYKYGKDEILKGLEQGVFYREEDGSVWVDLEPIKLDKKVLLRKDGTSLYMTQDVGTAIMRHKDWPFDSLIYVVASEQQYHFRVLFYVLEKLGYEWASDLHHLSYGMVNLPDGKMKSREGTVVDADELVDTLTSLARKEIEAKEREALVDDVDKTSQSIALGALNYYLLQVTPTKDMIFNPAESISFNGNTGPYLQYMGARISSMLRKYELEYAEIQKLGFDSSLLTLSDEREIIKQIALYPEVVQKAGSSYDPSLLCTYLYDLSKLFSRWYHDNPVLKAASPVLVRSRIELATMVLQVLKNAFGLVGIPFLASM